Proteins from one Anastrepha obliqua isolate idAnaObli1 chromosome 2, idAnaObli1_1.0, whole genome shotgun sequence genomic window:
- the LOC129238652 gene encoding U1 small nuclear ribonucleoprotein A: MDARPNQTIYINNLNEKIKKEELKKSLYAIFSQFGQILDIVALKTLKMRGQAFVIFKEIASASNALRTMQGFPFYDKPMRIAYSKSDSDIVAKIKGTFKERPKKVKPPKPAQTTEDKKDKKKKTSNAENANPNTQTEQPPNQILFLTNLPEETNEMMLSMLFNQFPGFKEVRLVPNRHDIAFVEFATELQSNAAKEALQGFKITPSHAMKITFAKK; this comes from the exons atggatgCTCGACCAAATCAAACAATTTACATTAATAatcttaatgaaaaaattaagaaagaagAACTCAAAAAGTCCTTGTACGCCATTTTTTCTCAATTCGGGCAAATTCTAGATATTGTGGCGCTAAAAACGCTTAAAATGCGTGGTCAAGCGTTTgtgatttttaaagaaattgcaaGTGCATCGAATGCGCTCCGTACTATGCAGGGATTTCCGTTCTATGATAAACCAATGCGCATTGCTTACTCAAAGTCAGATAGCGACATAGTGGCCAAGATAAAGGGTACATTCAAAGAGCGTCCCAAGAAAGTCAAACCACCAAAGCCGGCACAAACCACAGAAGacaaaaa agataaaaagaagaagacgtCAAATGCTGAAAATGCGAATCCAAATACACAAACTGAACAACCACCAAACCAAATTCTTTTCCTCACCAATTTGCCGGAAGAAACAAACGAAATGATGCTTTCCATGTTGTTCAATCAATTCCCTGGCTTCAAAGAGGTGCGTTTAGTGCCAAACCGTCACGACATTGCCTTCGTAGAATTCGCCACCGAATTACAAAGTAATGCTGCGAAGGAGGCACTGCAAGGCTTCAAGATAACGCCGTCACATGCTATGAAGATCACATTTGCCAAAAAGTGA